Part of the Terrisporobacter glycolicus ATCC 14880 = DSM 1288 genome is shown below.
TTGTGCTTATTTTTCATTTTTCTATAAATACTATAAAAATGCTTTGGTCTTCCATATACTTCACAATCTATATTAACTTCACCAAATTTTTCCTGTAATAAATTTACTATTCTGCTTATATATTCTTCTCTTTGGCTTCTTTTCATGGAGACTTTATCTACTAAATCATAGTATCCATCTGGATCTATATATCTTAGAGCTAAATCTTCCAATTCCCATTTAATTTTAGATATACCTAATCTATGAGCTATTCCACCATAAATTTCCAAAGTTTCTTTTGCTTTATATTTAGCTTTTTCTTCTGGCATATATTTTAGAGTTCTCATATTATGTAGTCTATCGGCTAACTTTATAAGAATTACCCTAATATCTTTTGCCATAGCTAAAAACATTTTTCTTAAATTTTCAGCTTGTGTTTCTTCCTTTGACTGATATTTTATTTGACCAAGCTTCGTTACTCCATCAACTAAGTCTGCAACTTCCTTACTAAACATTTCTTTTATATCATCATAAGTATAGTCCGTATCTTCAATTACATCGTGTAAAAGTCCTGCTGATATAGTTTCTATATCAAGTTGCATTTCTACAAGAATATTTGCAACAGCTATTGGATGAATTATATAAGGTTCACCTGATTTTCTTAGTACACCATCATGGGCAGATTTTGCCAAATAGTAAGCTTTTTCTACAAGAGTAGTATCCGTATTAGGAGCATATTGTTTTATTTTATCTAATATCTCCTGTAATTCCTTATCATGCATATAACCACCTATTCTCTAAAGTATAAATTTTATTATATATGAAAATAGTTGGTAAAAAACCAACTATTATTATTGTCTAGTATTTTATAAGAGAATTAACATTATATTTTGCTAATTTTGCTCTTCCATCTAAGTCTTTTAATTCTATTAAAAATTGCATTGAAACTACTTCTCCACCTAACTTTTCTATAAGTTTAGCTGCTGCTTCCATAGTTCCACCTGTAGCTAGTAAGTCATCTACTATGGCAACTTTTTGTCCTGGCTTAATAGCATCTTTATGTATTTCTAATCTATTAGAACCATATTCTAAATCATACTCATAACCTTCAACTTCCCATGGTAACTTTCCTGGTTTTCTAACTGGTATAAAACCAACTTCCATACCATAAGCAACTGGTGTTCCGAGTAAAAATCCTCTTGCCTCTGGTCCTACAATTAAATCTACGTCTTTATCTTTTAAATCTGCTATTATTTCATCTACTGCAAATTTTAGTGCCTTACCATCTTGTAATAATGTTGTTATGTCTTTAAAGCTTATTCCTTCCTTTGGAAAATCTTCAATTACTCTTACTGTTTGTTTTAAATCCATTTAAAACTCCTCCTAATAGCTTTTTACATACTCTTGTTTTAATTCTTTTAGATTATTAAGTATTACACTTTCATCCAAATTAAGCTTTTTATCAGGTTTTTCTAATAAATATATGGCTATAGTATTTTCTTCATAATTAATTTCAAAGTTTAATAAATTTAATTCTCTAAAAACTTTAAGTATTATAAATGTTTTTAAAGGTAGAAGTTTAAATACTCTTTTTAATTCAGTTAAATTTAGCTGTAATTCTTTACTTACAAGCATTTGCTTGTAGATGTTGATAAATTCTTCTCTATTTGGAACTATATTATCCATAATATTTTTTAAATATATTTTATCTTCACTACTATAATACTTAATAACAACCTCATTATTTAAAATGTTCTTATTTAGATACGAATATTCTCCTTTATTATACAAAAAATCATAAAGAATAATACTATTATATCTTTTTAAGTCTATTTTATCAATATTAGGTGAAAATATAAGTTGCACTTTCTTATTTTTTTCATAAATATAATTATAATTTATATCATAGTCTAAATCTGTCAATGAAACATCTGATAAAGCTCTATAGAATCCGTTTAATGTATTTGTTATAATTAAAGTTTCTTCTTTTATATAATCAAAGATATTTATGTCTTTATCTCCATACATATTAATAGATATATTATCTTCATCATTATAAATATGATATAAACTATCACTATCTATAGGACTTATCTTTTCAAATAACTTAAGTGATAAATTATTTGAAATTGCTAACTTAGGATGAGATAATCTTATATCTTTTAATAAAAATTGTATTTTTCTTTCATTATTAAAATTATTTTCGTCTACTTGGAATAATACGTCTATCTTATCTCCTTCTTGGAAATCGTCAGCTAAATAAGCCATATTAAATCCTACACATTCATAAGATTTTTCATTTTCACATATTAGCTTTAGATGTTGCTTGTTTTTGCCCATTTTATAAATGTTATTTAATAATAAGTCTCTCATAATAAATCTTGGAGACGGATTGCTTAAACCAAAAGGTTCTAACTTATGCAGATTGTCTACTAAGTCTAATGTTGCACTTTCTTCTTCAAGTTCATATTCAACTTTTATATTTTCAATTAAATCATCTTTACTCAGATTGTAATCTGCTATTTCATTTATTCTTTTTCTTAATTCTTCTATATTTTCTGCATTCAAGGCCAATCCTGCTGCCTGCTCATGTCCACCAAATTTATTCATCAGATCTTTGCAACTTACTAAAGCATTAAATATACTAAATCCTTTAATAGATCTAGCTGAACCTGTTGCTTCATCACCTTCTATAGTTAGTAGGATTGTAGGCTTATAATATTTTTCTGTTAACTTAGAAGCAACAATTCCTATTATTCCATGTTGCCACCCTTCTTTTGCTACTACAAGCACTTTATCATCTTTGTAGTTTTCACCACTCGATATAACATCTTCTGCTTCTTTATACATCTTACTTTCTATCATTTGTCTCTCAATATTTTTTGCTTCCAATATATTGGCTATTTCTTTTGCTTCATCTTCCAAATCAGTAGTAAATAACTGAACACCTAGATATGAGTAGCCTAATCTTCCCGATGCATTAATTCTAGGGCCTACTGAATAACCTATGTGTGATGATCCTATTTTGCTAGTTTCAATACCACATACTTTAATTAGTTCTCTTAAACCTAAATTTTTGCCCTCTTTCATTAGTTTTAAACCATTTTTTACAATTATTCTATTTTCATCTATTAAAGGTACTATATCACATATTGTTGCTAAGGTTACTACTTCTAAATAGTCAAACATTGATGTTTTAAATTCTTCTTCATCTGTCAATGCTTGAATCATTTTAAATGCTACTCCACATCCACAAAGCATATCAAAAGGATAGTTACAATCTTCTTGCTTTGGATTTACAATTGCGTAAGCATCTGGCACATCACTTTGGCATTCATGGTGATCTGTTATTATAACATCTATACCAAGTTCATTGGCTAATCTTACTTCATTAACTGATGTTATACCACAGTCCACAGTTATTATAAGATCACACCCATCATTATTTATTTTCCTTATTGCATCCTCATTTATCCCATATCCTTCTTCTAATCTGTTTGGAATATAATATTTAACTGGATAATCTATAGATTTGAAATAAATATATAAAATTGATGTGGATGATACTCCATCTACATCGTAATCACCATAGATATAAATTCTTTCTTTATTTTCAATAGCTTTCTTTATCCTTTCAGTTGCTTTTTTCATATCCTTCATTAAGAAGGGATCTCTTAAATATTCTAAAGATGGGTTCATAAAAATTTCTGCATCTTTTTCGTCATTTATACCTCTATTATTTAATATTTGGCTAATTTCCGGGGAAATATTTATTTTCTTGCTTAACTCTGTTTCTTTAACTTTTCCTTTATGTTTTAACGTCCATTTTTTATTATATATCAAAAGTTCTCACCTCATATTTTCTTTGTCCTACATTTAAATATTATAATATTATTAACTTATATGCTATAATATAGTACTAAAAAAATTTTTATTGCATTAAAAAGGAGCAATTTGTAGATTGCTCCTTTTTAAATTTGTATGATTTTTATTTAAATTACAAATTACTTATGTTTTTTACCCATTTCTACATAATGTAGAGCTGATTGTTTCAAGCTTTCTTTTTCTTCCTCAGTTAATTCTCTTGCAATTTTTGCTGGTGAACCTAATAATAAAACTCCTGGTGGGAATTTCTTGCCGGTTACTAAGCTACCTGCTCCCACCATAGTAAGTTCTCCAATCTCTGCATTATCTAAAACTGTTGACCCCATTCCAATTAGACTATAGTCGCCTATTTTACATCCATGAATAACAGCAGCATGTCCAATAGTTACATTTCTTCCTATTATAGTTGGCTCGTCATATCCACAATGTATTATAGTTCCATCTTGTACATTAGAATTTTCTCCCACTATAATTTGGCTATCATCGCCTCTTAAAACTGCTTTATACCAAATACTTGCGTTTTTTTCAATAACAACATCACCAATTATATCTGCAGTTTCTGCCACAAAAGCAGAATTATCAATAGTAGGTTTTGTCCCTTCAAACCCTTTTATCATTTTTATTCTCCTTCCAGCATTAGTTTTGCTTGAATCATTATAGAGCATTCTGTTCTTTTCTTTTGCATTTCGCAACCAAGCTCATATGGCTTTCTTATATCATTATTAAAGTTTATTGCATTGGCATGACATCCACCTGAACAATAAAACTTATTCCAGCATTTTTTACAATCTTCTTTAGAGTAAACATGAGAATCTCTAAACATATTACTTATTTCTTTAGGTATAACTATCTCTTCATCCATTATATTTGCTAATTTAAAATCATCATTTCCAACAAACTGGTGACATGGATATATATCTCCATTTGGTGTTACTGATAAATACTCATTTCCAGCACCACATCCAGTTATTCTTTTTATTACACATGGTCCTTGATTTAAATCTATTACAAAGTGGAAGAAAGTGAAATCATCTCCATTTAATTTTCTTTTTGCATACTCTTTTGCCAACTTTTCATATTCATAAAA
Proteins encoded:
- a CDS encoding adenine phosphoribosyltransferase, translating into MDLKQTVRVIEDFPKEGISFKDITTLLQDGKALKFAVDEIIADLKDKDVDLIVGPEARGFLLGTPVAYGMEVGFIPVRKPGKLPWEVEGYEYDLEYGSNRLEIHKDAIKPGQKVAIVDDLLATGGTMEAAAKLIEKLGGEVVSMQFLIELKDLDGRAKLAKYNVNSLIKY
- the recJ gene encoding single-stranded-DNA-specific exonuclease RecJ, with amino-acid sequence MIYNKKWTLKHKGKVKETELSKKINISPEISQILNNRGINDEKDAEIFMNPSLEYLRDPFLMKDMKKATERIKKAIENKERIYIYGDYDVDGVSSTSILYIYFKSIDYPVKYYIPNRLEEGYGINEDAIRKINNDGCDLIITVDCGITSVNEVRLANELGIDVIITDHHECQSDVPDAYAIVNPKQEDCNYPFDMLCGCGVAFKMIQALTDEEEFKTSMFDYLEVVTLATICDIVPLIDENRIIVKNGLKLMKEGKNLGLRELIKVCGIETSKIGSSHIGYSVGPRINASGRLGYSYLGVQLFTTDLEDEAKEIANILEAKNIERQMIESKMYKEAEDVISSGENYKDDKVLVVAKEGWQHGIIGIVASKLTEKYYKPTILLTIEGDEATGSARSIKGFSIFNALVSCKDLMNKFGGHEQAAGLALNAENIEELRKRINEIADYNLSKDDLIENIKVEYELEEESATLDLVDNLHKLEPFGLSNPSPRFIMRDLLLNNIYKMGKNKQHLKLICENEKSYECVGFNMAYLADDFQEGDKIDVLFQVDENNFNNERKIQFLLKDIRLSHPKLAISNNLSLKLFEKISPIDSDSLYHIYNDEDNISINMYGDKDINIFDYIKEETLIITNTLNGFYRALSDVSLTDLDYDINYNYIYEKNKKVQLIFSPNIDKIDLKRYNSIILYDFLYNKGEYSYLNKNILNNEVVIKYYSSEDKIYLKNIMDNIVPNREEFINIYKQMLVSKELQLNLTELKRVFKLLPLKTFIILKVFRELNLLNFEINYEENTIAIYLLEKPDKKLNLDESVILNNLKELKQEYVKSY
- a CDS encoding gamma carbonic anhydrase family protein, producing MIKGFEGTKPTIDNSAFVAETADIIGDVVIEKNASIWYKAVLRGDDSQIIVGENSNVQDGTIIHCGYDEPTIIGRNVTIGHAAVIHGCKIGDYSLIGMGSTVLDNAEIGELTMVGAGSLVTGKKFPPGVLLLGSPAKIARELTEEEKESLKQSALHYVEMGKKHK